A region of Frederiksenia canicola DNA encodes the following proteins:
- a CDS encoding DUF4153 domain-containing protein: MFHSSLRTLNQLWQKYPIEFVMNIIACSVVLFLDNYLDLNQDGYLFGVIFTYPLYFSITYLANYYQSRLYKWSWLYMLALCALANYVPLFDENERFWFGVYVIHILLFFSKFLPKDNRQFVHNILVTSIHFLLTWILAWIVVGLFWSIHESIVVLFNLAPTFYIESGRVNILLICFFSTFFFLLLEKRVGQYDSYSERLFFTADILINYLLSPVVMIYTILVYLYVGMILFRFELPVGNVSIITLSYLCLGLACIALRQLSEQPKWEMFFRQFSRLSIVPLGLLWVGIHERVSSYGLTVSRIYLIVIAILVTLFILSCLVPKWVKYRLFGLYTIAAVVITTMVISPEKIEFESQKKQFVELATELNLLDAHGKLQLNDLDPASLDINKLMRLDSLIIQFYGKEGEGFGYESNDLDYIRQIYNDALSLRDTYQTENDYFHYSRTEEQAIPIQTYKQLVLVEDYSYKITDCYDCDMISFENSKTKGRFTVQQSVIENILQQHGIEKGKRYTAPVLAKAAEQMSLLPTDQGVTLLLNNVALIYRDELKSYQLTNATILGYFKP, encoded by the coding sequence ATGTTTCACTCATCATTGCGTACCTTGAACCAGCTATGGCAGAAATACCCTATTGAATTTGTGATGAATATTATTGCCTGTTCAGTCGTATTATTTTTAGACAACTATTTAGATTTGAATCAAGACGGGTATCTATTCGGCGTGATATTTACCTATCCGCTATATTTTTCAATAACCTATCTTGCTAATTATTACCAAAGCCGACTTTATAAATGGTCTTGGCTTTATATGTTAGCACTGTGTGCACTTGCCAATTATGTTCCGCTGTTTGATGAAAATGAACGCTTTTGGTTCGGTGTCTATGTCATTCATATTCTATTATTCTTCTCAAAATTTTTGCCAAAAGATAACCGCCAATTTGTGCATAATATTTTAGTCACCAGTATTCATTTTCTACTTACTTGGATTTTGGCTTGGATTGTAGTGGGTCTGTTTTGGTCAATACACGAAAGTATTGTTGTGTTGTTTAATCTAGCACCTACATTTTATATTGAAAGCGGTAGAGTAAATATTCTGTTGATCTGCTTTTTTTCTACGTTCTTCTTTTTACTTTTGGAGAAAAGAGTTGGGCAATATGATAGCTATTCTGAAAGACTCTTTTTTACGGCGGACATTCTGATCAACTATTTACTATCACCGGTGGTGATGATTTATACGATATTGGTCTATCTCTATGTTGGAATGATTCTGTTCAGATTTGAATTGCCCGTCGGTAATGTCTCGATCATTACATTGTCTTATCTCTGCTTAGGCTTAGCTTGTATTGCTTTACGCCAACTTTCTGAGCAGCCAAAATGGGAAATGTTTTTCCGTCAGTTCTCACGCTTGTCGATTGTTCCACTTGGTTTGCTATGGGTCGGGATTCATGAACGTGTTTCAAGCTATGGCTTAACTGTTTCTCGAATTTATTTGATTGTAATAGCAATATTAGTCACATTATTTATTCTTTCCTGCCTTGTGCCAAAATGGGTGAAGTATCGTCTATTTGGTTTATACACTATTGCGGCAGTCGTTATTACAACGATGGTGATATCGCCAGAAAAAATAGAGTTTGAAAGCCAGAAAAAGCAATTTGTAGAATTAGCAACGGAGCTGAATTTGCTTGATGCTCACGGAAAACTGCAATTAAACGATCTTGACCCAGCATCCTTGGATATCAATAAATTAATGCGGTTAGACTCACTCATTATCCAATTTTATGGCAAAGAAGGAGAAGGGTTTGGATATGAATCTAATGATTTGGATTATATTCGACAAATTTATAATGATGCTTTGAGTTTGCGTGATACCTATCAAACCGAAAATGATTATTTTCACTACTCAAGAACGGAAGAACAGGCGATCCCAATTCAAACCTACAAGCAATTAGTTCTTGTCGAGGATTACTCATATAAAATAACGGATTGTTATGACTGCGACATGATTTCTTTTGAAAATAGTAAAACAAAAGGGCGCTTTACTGTTCAGCAATCGGTTATTGAAAACATCTTGCAACAACACGGTATTGAGAAAGGTAAACGATATACTGCACCAGTATTAGCTAAAGCGGCAGAGCAAATGAGTTTACTGCCAACGGATCAAGGCGTTACGTTATTGTTGAATAATGTTGCTCTAATTTATCGAGATGAGCTAAAAAGCTACCAATTAACGAATGCCACCATACTTGGTTACTTTAAGCCATAA
- the ftsH gene encoding ATP-dependent zinc metalloprotease FtsH, with translation MFKNILLWAVIGITLMTAFQGVNSSFSSANTVEYSTFINDLKENRLKEVNFQNGDETITVVKTNGSEYQTTMPMYDQDLLNDLLNKNVTVVGKPAERRGLLSQILISWFPMMLLIGFWVLYMRQMQGGGRGNPMSFGKSKAKMLAPDQIKTTFADVAGCDEAKEEVAEVVDFLRDPTKFQKLGGRIPKGILMVGPPGTGKTLLAKAIAGEAKVPFFTMAGSDFVEMFVGVGASRVRDLFDQAKKNAPCIIFIDEIDAVGRKRGGAGFSGGHDEREQTLNQMLVEMDGFEGSEGVIIIAATNRADVLDNALTRPGRFDRQVMVGLPDVKGREQILKVHMRKVPLAPDVDPMIIARGTPGYSGAELANLVNEAALFSARANQKVVTMNDFEKAKDKINMGPERRSMIMTEEQKISTAYHEAGHAIVGYLMPEHDPVHKVTIIPRGRALGVTFFLPEGDKISISQKQLEGKLASTYGGRLAEELIYGKENISTGASSDIQVASNIARRMVTEWGFSENLGPILYKEEEGFGAPKVVSEATAKLIDEEVRKIIERNYERARQVLIENMDILHAMKDALMKYETIDMPQIKNLMERKPVGEPAGWHDSDSTPPSPEKPNEPTVMEEPTDKADELGQSMADNPADVK, from the coding sequence ATGTTTAAAAATATTTTGCTTTGGGCCGTTATCGGAATCACTCTGATGACTGCGTTCCAAGGCGTTAATTCGAGTTTTAGCTCGGCTAACACTGTCGAATATTCAACCTTCATTAACGATTTAAAAGAAAATCGTTTAAAAGAGGTTAATTTTCAAAATGGTGATGAAACCATTACTGTGGTGAAAACCAATGGTTCTGAATATCAAACCACTATGCCAATGTATGATCAAGATTTATTAAATGATCTGTTAAATAAGAATGTGACTGTAGTGGGCAAGCCAGCAGAACGCCGTGGATTGTTATCTCAAATTTTAATTTCGTGGTTCCCAATGATGCTATTAATTGGTTTCTGGGTACTATATATGCGACAAATGCAAGGTGGCGGCCGCGGTAATCCGATGAGTTTTGGTAAGAGCAAAGCGAAAATGCTTGCTCCAGACCAAATCAAAACCACATTTGCGGATGTTGCAGGCTGTGATGAAGCCAAAGAAGAAGTGGCGGAAGTTGTGGATTTTTTGCGTGATCCAACTAAATTCCAAAAACTTGGTGGACGCATTCCAAAAGGGATCTTAATGGTTGGACCACCGGGAACAGGTAAAACTTTACTAGCTAAAGCGATTGCAGGCGAAGCAAAAGTTCCATTCTTTACCATGGCGGGTTCCGATTTTGTGGAAATGTTTGTGGGCGTCGGAGCATCTCGTGTGCGTGATTTATTTGATCAAGCGAAGAAAAATGCTCCTTGTATCATTTTTATTGATGAAATTGATGCGGTTGGCCGTAAACGTGGTGGAGCAGGCTTTAGTGGTGGTCACGATGAACGCGAGCAAACCTTAAACCAGATGCTCGTTGAAATGGACGGCTTTGAAGGCTCTGAAGGAGTGATTATCATTGCGGCAACTAACCGTGCCGATGTATTGGATAACGCTTTAACTCGTCCAGGTCGTTTTGACCGTCAAGTGATGGTGGGCTTGCCTGATGTAAAAGGTCGTGAGCAAATTCTGAAAGTACATATGCGTAAAGTACCGCTTGCACCCGATGTGGATCCAATGATTATCGCACGTGGAACCCCAGGCTATTCGGGTGCAGAATTGGCTAACTTGGTGAATGAGGCTGCATTGTTCTCCGCACGTGCAAATCAGAAAGTGGTGACAATGAATGATTTTGAAAAAGCCAAAGACAAAATCAATATGGGGCCAGAACGCCGCTCAATGATTATGACGGAAGAGCAAAAAATCTCGACCGCTTATCACGAAGCTGGACATGCGATTGTTGGCTATTTGATGCCAGAGCACGATCCAGTACATAAAGTGACGATTATTCCACGTGGACGTGCGTTAGGTGTAACGTTCTTCTTACCAGAAGGTGATAAGATCAGTATCAGCCAAAAACAACTCGAAGGCAAATTAGCGAGTACCTATGGCGGTCGTTTAGCGGAAGAATTGATTTACGGTAAAGAGAATATTTCAACAGGGGCTTCTAGCGATATCCAAGTGGCATCAAACATTGCTCGTCGAATGGTGACGGAGTGGGGATTCTCAGAAAATCTCGGTCCAATTCTCTATAAGGAAGAAGAAGGTTTCGGGGCTCCAAAAGTTGTTTCTGAAGCAACCGCAAAATTGATTGATGAAGAAGTGCGTAAAATCATCGAACGCAACTACGAGCGAGCAAGACAAGTTCTCATTGAGAATATGGACATCTTACACGCTATGAAAGATGCGTTGATGAAGTACGAAACCATCGATATGCCACAAATTAAAAACTTGATGGAACGTAAACCAGTAGGAGAACCAGCCGGTTGGCACGATAGCGATAGCACTCCGCCATCACCAGAAAAGCCAAATGAGCCAACGGTGATGGAAGAGCCGACGGATAAAGCCGATGAGTTAGGGCAGTCCATGGCAGATAATCCAGCGGATGTAAAATAG
- the rlmE gene encoding 23S rRNA (uridine(2552)-2'-O)-methyltransferase RlmE, which yields MGRKRSASSSRWLAEHFKDQFVQKAHKQKLRSRAYFKLDEIQQTDRLFKHGMTVVDLGAAPGGWSQYVVTQIGNKGRVIACDILDMNPIVGVDFLQGDFREESVLNALLERVGEDKVDVVMSDMAPNFSGMPSVDIPRAMYLVELALDMCRQVLAPKGSFVVKVFQGEGFDEYLREIRSLFSVVKVRKPEASRDRSREVYIVATGYKGS from the coding sequence ATGGGTAGAAAACGAAGTGCAAGCTCATCACGTTGGCTTGCCGAACATTTTAAAGATCAATTTGTTCAAAAGGCACACAAGCAAAAGTTGCGTTCCCGTGCCTATTTTAAATTAGATGAAATTCAACAAACCGATCGCTTGTTTAAACATGGCATGACAGTGGTTGATTTAGGGGCAGCACCTGGCGGATGGTCTCAATACGTTGTCACGCAGATTGGTAACAAAGGACGTGTAATTGCTTGCGATATTTTAGATATGAACCCCATTGTAGGAGTCGATTTTTTACAAGGCGACTTTCGTGAGGAAAGTGTGCTAAATGCGTTATTAGAACGTGTTGGTGAAGACAAAGTCGATGTGGTTATGTCAGATATGGCACCAAATTTCAGTGGTATGCCATCGGTAGATATTCCACGGGCGATGTATTTGGTTGAACTCGCGTTAGATATGTGTCGCCAAGTATTGGCACCAAAAGGCAGTTTTGTGGTCAAAGTGTTCCAAGGAGAAGGTTTTGATGAATATCTACGTGAAATTCGCTCGCTGTTTTCAGTGGTGAAAGTACGGAAGCCAGAAGCTTCTCGGGATCGCTCTCGCGAGGTGTATATTGTGGCGACGGGGTATAAAGGATCATAA
- the mscK gene encoding mechanosensitive channel MscK produces MARNMRFLNQLLLGIGLSLSVGLSAWAELPNEKDIQAQLKDLKAEDQNNPSNKLAIQHLEETLNLLGKIQKQKADTKVLEEKINHAATQSETVQKELDSFKAQPLVAEQFESLSIDELQNKLVLAQQDLQRIQLATGTLNTDLSNLRLVPEKTQAILNANLLRSQEINRLLNDSGTTSTQKMQLETELELLEQQNAYYKVAMQGSYPLTSLYTLQLEIKTLEQNQLQEQVTLLQEIINKKYLKDTQTKAEQLTKQQDEQAIRHPVVAEQVKANVKLSQELVQQTELMNKLSQDNTRIQSVLDNLQQTQRTINDQISALQGTLVLSRIINKQKNLLPKGEIIKDLGTQITDLRVKIFDMTEARDSLYDIQQYIAHLETKNRVQFLDEEKTQLNSVLQERRNLLSDMVNSLNYQLNLLMTIELNQKQVSAISDQLQGKLQQQSFWVRSNPPMNWHWLTHVAPAMQLQLLEIVKLVDFSNWHDDFVPTTLLVTFLFVFGLFIRSQRPKMERYMQDIVKKLNTLHSDSHWNTPKAIMWAMLCSLPSTLFFMALLVFAVYVCFKDPYQFYGWIFQMGNYWWFFAFMLTMLQPNGIAYRHFNMPKKSVENARQVLQRSVWVFALWINASIFTHLETGIPNDVLGQVMTISVLVISLFIIGPRLRKAVNTYESAKQEQAQKGETHWMFNVFRIFLVVAPIVLIALVAMGYYYTALNLMDHIMSSYFIVATWIVIRNMVYRSLNISARRLAYNRLKEKREVIQSKVESDEEQSLSIELQQDDTLGMSQVKQQMLRVTDLVLMMLLFIMLYWVWADLITVAYYLDGVTLWRQSVVTEAGTVMESITLLNLLLAIVILVATYALVRNIGGLLEVLIFSRFNFSQGTPYTITTLITYLMIAVGAGIAFSTLGISWAKLQWLFAGLSVGLGFGLQAIFANFVSGIIILFERPVRIGDVVTIGEYSGTVSKIRIRSTTLIDFDRKEVIIPNQSFVTDRLVNWALNDAITRVVIQIGVAYGSNLDLTKKLLLQAAQECERVLKDPEPVVYFLNFGASTLDHELRVFVGKLGDRNLAVDFLNRRINELFAQHNIEIAFNQLDVFIRNTSNDQEIKISSDKPQLVEKA; encoded by the coding sequence ATGGCAAGAAATATGCGTTTTTTAAATCAATTATTACTCGGCATTGGACTATCACTGAGTGTGGGGCTGTCTGCGTGGGCGGAATTACCGAACGAAAAGGATATTCAAGCGCAACTCAAGGATCTTAAAGCAGAAGATCAAAATAATCCTAGTAATAAATTAGCCATTCAGCATTTAGAAGAAACGTTGAATTTATTAGGTAAAATTCAAAAACAAAAAGCAGACACTAAAGTATTAGAAGAAAAAATTAATCATGCGGCAACACAAAGTGAAACGGTTCAAAAAGAGTTGGATTCTTTTAAAGCTCAGCCACTAGTCGCTGAACAATTTGAGTCTTTGAGTATTGATGAGCTGCAAAATAAATTGGTTCTTGCTCAACAAGATCTGCAGCGAATTCAGTTAGCGACAGGGACATTAAATACAGATCTGAGTAATCTACGGTTAGTACCTGAAAAAACACAAGCCATATTAAATGCCAACTTGCTACGTAGCCAAGAAATTAATCGTTTATTAAACGATTCGGGTACCACTTCTACTCAAAAAATGCAACTAGAAACAGAGTTAGAGTTGCTTGAGCAACAAAATGCGTATTATAAAGTGGCGATGCAAGGGAGCTATCCTTTGACATCGCTTTACACCTTGCAATTAGAAATTAAAACATTGGAACAGAATCAATTGCAAGAACAAGTCACGCTTTTACAAGAGATTATTAATAAAAAATATCTGAAAGATACCCAAACAAAAGCAGAACAACTTACTAAGCAACAAGATGAGCAAGCAATTCGTCATCCTGTGGTTGCAGAACAAGTGAAAGCAAATGTGAAATTGAGTCAGGAATTAGTTCAACAAACTGAGCTGATGAATAAATTGTCTCAAGATAATACTCGTATTCAAAGTGTGCTTGATAATTTGCAGCAAACACAGCGTACGATTAACGATCAGATCAGTGCATTGCAAGGTACGTTAGTGCTTTCACGTATCATTAATAAACAGAAAAACCTATTACCAAAAGGCGAAATAATTAAGGATCTAGGAACTCAAATTACGGATTTACGGGTCAAAATTTTTGATATGACGGAAGCCCGCGATAGTTTATATGATATCCAACAGTACATTGCACATCTTGAAACCAAAAATCGAGTTCAATTTTTGGATGAAGAAAAAACACAATTAAATAGCGTGCTCCAAGAGCGTCGTAACCTATTATCGGATATGGTGAATTCTCTCAATTATCAGCTCAATTTGTTGATGACAATTGAGTTGAATCAAAAGCAAGTTTCAGCCATTAGCGATCAGCTACAAGGAAAATTACAGCAACAAAGTTTCTGGGTTCGTAGCAATCCTCCGATGAATTGGCATTGGCTGACGCATGTTGCCCCAGCAATGCAATTACAGCTACTTGAAATTGTAAAATTGGTTGATTTTTCTAATTGGCATGATGATTTTGTGCCGACGACGCTGTTAGTTACTTTTTTATTCGTATTCGGGCTGTTTATTCGTTCCCAAAGACCAAAAATGGAACGATATATGCAAGACATAGTGAAAAAGCTCAATACATTGCATTCTGATAGTCATTGGAATACGCCTAAAGCCATTATGTGGGCGATGCTTTGTAGTTTGCCAAGCACCTTATTTTTTATGGCGTTGTTAGTCTTTGCAGTCTATGTTTGCTTTAAAGATCCTTACCAATTTTATGGCTGGATTTTCCAAATGGGCAATTATTGGTGGTTCTTTGCGTTTATGCTGACGATGTTGCAACCAAATGGCATTGCGTATCGACACTTTAATATGCCGAAAAAAAGTGTTGAAAATGCACGTCAAGTCTTACAACGCTCGGTATGGGTTTTTGCTTTGTGGATCAACGCCTCTATTTTTACCCACTTAGAGACGGGCATTCCGAATGACGTACTCGGTCAGGTGATGACTATTTCAGTATTGGTCATTTCTCTATTCATTATTGGTCCACGGTTGCGTAAAGCGGTAAATACGTATGAATCTGCCAAGCAAGAGCAAGCACAAAAAGGCGAAACGCATTGGATGTTTAATGTTTTCCGTATCTTCTTAGTTGTGGCACCAATAGTACTGATCGCCTTAGTTGCAATGGGATATTACTATACGGCATTAAATTTGATGGATCATATAATGTCGTCCTATTTCATTGTTGCGACTTGGATTGTGATTCGTAATATGGTGTATCGCAGTCTAAATATTTCAGCACGCCGTTTAGCTTACAATCGTTTGAAAGAAAAACGCGAAGTAATACAATCTAAAGTTGAATCGGACGAAGAACAAAGCTTAAGTATTGAATTGCAACAAGACGATACACTCGGTATGAGCCAAGTCAAACAACAAATGTTGCGAGTAACCGATTTAGTATTGATGATGTTGCTCTTCATTATGTTGTATTGGGTCTGGGCTGATTTAATTACCGTTGCATACTATTTAGATGGTGTAACGCTTTGGCGGCAAAGTGTTGTAACAGAAGCAGGCACAGTAATGGAATCCATTACACTGTTAAACTTATTGCTTGCTATTGTGATTTTAGTTGCCACCTACGCTTTAGTGCGAAATATTGGTGGCTTACTTGAAGTGCTGATTTTTTCTCGCTTCAATTTTTCGCAAGGAACGCCTTATACCATTACAACCTTAATTACTTATTTAATGATTGCAGTGGGAGCGGGTATTGCTTTTTCAACGTTAGGTATATCTTGGGCAAAATTACAATGGTTGTTCGCAGGACTTTCTGTCGGTTTGGGTTTTGGCTTACAAGCTATTTTTGCCAACTTCGTTTCAGGCATCATTATTTTGTTTGAGCGTCCAGTGCGGATTGGTGATGTGGTGACGATTGGCGAATATTCAGGTACCGTATCCAAAATTCGTATTCGTTCCACCACGTTGATTGATTTTGACCGTAAAGAGGTCATCATTCCGAATCAGTCATTTGTAACAGATCGCTTGGTAAACTGGGCATTAAATGATGCAATCACGCGTGTTGTTATTCAAATTGGTGTCGCTTATGGCTCAAATTTAGATTTAACTAAAAAGCTTTTACTGCAAGCGGCACAAGAATGCGAAAGGGTATTAAAAGATCCTGAGCCTGTGGTCTATTTCTTGAACTTCGGTGCAAGTACATTAGATCACGAATTGAGAGTGTTTGTTGGAAAACTTGGCGATCGCAATCTTGCGGTAGATTTCTTAAACCGCCGAATTAATGAATTATTTGCACAACACAATATTGAAATCGCCTTTAACCAGTTAGATGTCTTTATCCGCAATACGAGTAATGACCAAGAGATCAAAATTTCGAGCGATAAACCTCAGTTGGTTGAAAAAGCATAA
- a CDS encoding SDR family oxidoreductase, which produces MGFLAGKRILITGLASNRSIAYGIAAAMKREGAELAFTYLNDKLKGRVEEFAKEFGSDIVLPMDVSTDESITECFAELGKHWEKFDGFVHSIGFAPADQLEGDYVNAATREGFRIAHDISAYSFVAMAQAARPMLNPKSALLTLTYLGAERAIPNYNVMCLAKASLEASTRVMAADLGKEDIRVNAISAGPIRTLAASGIKDFKKMLSNFEKTAPLRRTVTIEDVGNSAAFLCSDLAGGITGEVVHVDAGFSIVAMGDISE; this is translated from the coding sequence ATGGGATTTTTAGCTGGTAAACGCATTTTAATTACAGGTTTAGCAAGCAACCGTTCGATTGCTTACGGTATCGCAGCCGCAATGAAACGTGAAGGGGCTGAACTTGCCTTCACTTATTTAAACGACAAATTAAAAGGTCGTGTAGAAGAATTTGCCAAAGAATTTGGCTCTGACATCGTATTACCAATGGACGTTTCAACAGACGAAAGCATTACCGAATGTTTTGCAGAACTTGGCAAACATTGGGAAAAATTTGACGGTTTCGTGCATTCAATCGGCTTCGCTCCAGCGGATCAATTAGAAGGCGATTATGTAAATGCCGCAACGCGTGAAGGTTTCCGCATCGCTCACGATATCAGTGCATACAGCTTCGTGGCAATGGCTCAAGCCGCTCGTCCGATGCTTAATCCAAAATCAGCACTTTTAACCCTAACCTACTTGGGTGCAGAGCGTGCGATTCCAAACTACAATGTGATGTGTTTGGCAAAAGCCTCTCTTGAAGCAAGCACACGTGTGATGGCAGCAGATTTAGGTAAAGAAGACATTCGTGTCAATGCAATTTCCGCAGGTCCAATCCGTACCCTTGCGGCATCAGGCATCAAAGACTTCAAAAAAATGTTGTCTAACTTTGAGAAAACGGCTCCGCTTCGCCGTACCGTCACGATTGAAGATGTGGGTAACTCAGCCGCGTTCTTATGTTCAGACCTTGCCGGCGGTATCACGGGCGAAGTGGTTCACGTGGATGCGGGTTTCAGCATTGTCGCAATGGGTGATATTAGCGAATAA
- a CDS encoding exoribonuclease II yields the protein MFQNNPLLAQLKQQIEASKEYVEGSVKSSDKSYGFLECEKESFFIPPQEMKKVMHGDKVRAVVKREGDKAQVEIDSLLEPMLERFIAQVKFNKDGKLQLAVDHPSIKNLIPANTQKKVTEQLAENDWVVAQLKTHPLRDDRFFFAQVTQFICKADDNFAPWWVTLARHEQPREPVKSEPSYELRDELDRQDLTSLYFTTIDSPSTQDMDDALFIEPISENGTQTGWRLVVAIADPTAYIPETSNIEKAARQRCFTNYLPGFNIPMLPRELSDERCSLVPNEKRPALVAYIETDLAGNMLNEAKFISAWVESKAKLAYHKVSDYLEQTENAWQPENPEVKQQIDWLHQFTLARIEWRNKNALLFKEQGDYTFELNEDGSVRDIHIEYRRIANQMIEESMILANICAAQYLQNHAKTGVFNTHSGFDAKNLEAAKTFLLDTLATDENRAELAERYSAERLATLEGYCEMRRDIEQFGENFLEMRLRRYLTFAEFKAECAPHLGLGISHYATWTSPIRKYGDMVNHRLIKQTLLNQPTCTVDESILARLQEARKQNRLVERDIADWLYARYLAPMVEKNVEFDGEIHDVSRGGLRVKVLENGASIFVPFSTIHPNKDEMQYNPEQIALFINGEKAYQIGQAVRVKLKEVSVATRSVVGELIS from the coding sequence ATGTTTCAAAATAATCCCCTGTTAGCCCAGCTCAAACAACAAATCGAAGCCAGCAAAGAGTATGTTGAAGGATCAGTAAAAAGCTCAGATAAAAGCTACGGCTTTTTAGAGTGCGAAAAAGAGAGCTTTTTTATTCCTCCGCAAGAGATGAAAAAAGTAATGCATGGCGACAAAGTGCGTGCGGTGGTAAAACGTGAAGGCGACAAAGCCCAAGTAGAAATCGACTCGCTACTTGAACCGATGCTCGAACGTTTTATCGCTCAAGTCAAATTCAACAAAGACGGAAAATTGCAACTTGCCGTTGATCACCCAAGCATCAAAAATCTTATTCCAGCTAACACCCAGAAAAAAGTGACTGAACAACTTGCTGAAAATGATTGGGTGGTCGCACAACTGAAAACGCACCCGCTGCGTGATGATCGCTTTTTCTTCGCTCAAGTTACGCAATTTATTTGCAAAGCGGACGATAATTTCGCCCCTTGGTGGGTGACTCTTGCCCGCCATGAACAGCCTCGTGAGCCTGTGAAAAGTGAACCTTCTTATGAATTAAGAGATGAGTTAGATCGCCAAGATCTCACCTCGCTCTACTTCACCACTATCGACTCCCCAAGCACGCAGGATATGGACGATGCGTTATTTATCGAACCGATCAGCGAAAATGGTACGCAAACGGGCTGGCGTTTGGTGGTGGCGATTGCCGATCCCACCGCTTATATCCCTGAAACGTCTAATATCGAAAAAGCCGCTCGCCAACGCTGTTTCACTAACTATTTACCTGGCTTCAACATTCCAATGTTGCCGCGTGAATTATCTGATGAACGCTGTTCACTGGTACCCAACGAAAAACGCCCTGCATTAGTTGCTTATATCGAGACGGATTTAGCTGGCAATATGTTAAACGAAGCAAAATTTATCTCCGCATGGGTTGAGTCTAAAGCAAAATTGGCTTATCACAAGGTGTCTGACTATTTAGAACAGACGGAAAATGCGTGGCAGCCTGAAAATCCTGAAGTGAAACAGCAAATTGACTGGCTACACCAATTCACCTTGGCTCGTATTGAATGGCGAAACAAAAATGCGTTGTTGTTCAAAGAGCAAGGCGATTACACGTTCGAGCTAAACGAAGACGGTTCTGTGCGAGACATTCATATCGAATACCGCCGCATTGCGAACCAAATGATTGAAGAATCGATGATTTTAGCCAATATCTGTGCCGCACAATATTTGCAAAATCATGCCAAAACAGGTGTATTCAACACCCATTCAGGCTTTGATGCGAAAAATCTGGAAGCGGCAAAAACGTTCTTATTAGATACTTTGGCAACCGATGAAAATCGTGCAGAATTAGCCGAACGCTATTCGGCTGAACGCCTTGCTACCCTTGAAGGTTACTGTGAGATGCGTCGAGATATTGAGCAATTCGGCGAAAACTTCCTTGAAATGCGATTACGCCGCTATCTCACTTTTGCTGAATTTAAAGCCGAATGTGCCCCGCATTTAGGCTTGGGCATTAGTCATTATGCGACTTGGACATCACCCATTCGTAAATATGGCGATATGGTAAACCACCGTTTGATTAAGCAGACCTTGCTCAACCAACCAACTTGCACTGTTGATGAAAGCATTTTGGCTCGATTGCAAGAAGCCCGCAAACAGAACCGCTTGGTTGAACGCGATATTGCTGACTGGCTTTACGCCCGCTATTTAGCCCCAATGGTGGAAAAGAATGTCGAATTTGACGGCGAGATCCACGATGTTTCTCGTGGTGGCTTGCGAGTGAAAGTGCTTGAAAATGGTGCCTCAATTTTCGTGCCATTCTCAACGATTCACCCGAACAAAGACGAAATGCAATACAACCCAGAGCAAATTGCCTTGTTTATCAACGGTGAAAAAGCCTACCAAATCGGGCAAGCGGTGCGAGTGAAACTCAAAGAGGTAAGCGTTGCAACACGCAGTGTAGTAGGTGAACTGATCAGCTAA
- a CDS encoding c-type lysozyme inhibitor, with product MKRSTFLTATTLGLAALTANATMQNSTNQDVTKVIYACENNQTLEVVYVNGVKNTYAIISQVDEMIPMELVKTASSEHYKAINPNYTYELSTKGNQASLFGDGKAIISNCVNH from the coding sequence ATGAAACGATCAACTTTTCTAACTGCAACAACACTTGGGCTCGCCGCATTAACCGCAAATGCAACCATGCAAAACAGCACTAATCAAGACGTCACCAAAGTGATTTATGCATGTGAAAACAACCAAACCTTAGAGGTGGTGTATGTGAATGGCGTAAAAAATACCTATGCCATTATTAGCCAAGTGGATGAAATGATTCCAATGGAATTGGTGAAAACGGCATCTAGCGAACACTATAAAGCAATTAACCCGAACTATACCTACGAACTCTCTACAAAAGGTAACCAAGCTAGTTTATTTGGTGATGGCAAAGCCATCATTTCAAACTGTGTAAACCACTAG